One Streptomyces sp. B21-105 genomic region harbors:
- a CDS encoding response regulator transcription factor produces MRVVLAEDLFLLRDGLVRLLEAYDFEIAAAVETGPELERALAELEPDVAVVDVRLPPTHTDEGLQCALRARRDKPGLPVLVLSQHVEQLYARELLADGSGGVGYLLKDRVFDAEQFVDAVRRVAAGGTAMDPQVIQQLLARRSHDGQGPVDRLTPREREVLELMAQGRSNAAIAGKLVVTERAVAKHTANIFVKLGLEVSDDDNRRVLAVLAYLDRGH; encoded by the coding sequence TTGCGTGTTGTCCTAGCCGAAGACCTCTTCCTGCTGCGGGACGGTCTCGTGCGACTGCTGGAGGCCTACGACTTCGAGATCGCCGCCGCCGTCGAGACCGGGCCCGAGCTGGAGCGGGCCCTCGCCGAACTGGAGCCGGACGTCGCCGTGGTCGACGTCCGGCTCCCGCCCACGCACACCGACGAGGGCCTGCAGTGCGCGCTCCGGGCCCGCCGTGACAAGCCCGGGCTGCCGGTGCTCGTCCTCTCCCAGCACGTCGAGCAGCTGTACGCGCGCGAACTGCTCGCCGACGGCAGCGGCGGCGTCGGCTATCTGCTGAAGGACCGGGTGTTCGACGCGGAGCAGTTCGTGGACGCCGTACGGCGGGTGGCGGCCGGCGGCACGGCGATGGACCCGCAGGTGATCCAGCAGCTGCTGGCCCGGCGCTCGCACGACGGGCAGGGGCCGGTGGACCGGCTCACCCCGCGCGAACGGGAGGTTCTGGAACTGATGGCGCAGGGACGGTCGAACGCTGCGATCGCCGGCAAACTGGTCGTCACCGAACGGGCCGTCGCCAAACACACCGCGAATATCTTCGTGAAGCTGGGCCTGGAGGTCTCCGACGACGACAACCGCAGGGTACTGGCGGTGCTGGCCTATCTGGACCGGGGGCACTGA